Proteins encoded within one genomic window of Bradyrhizobium sp. AZCC 1719:
- a CDS encoding SDR family NAD(P)-dependent oxidoreductase produces MRLKDRVAIVVGAGQSPGEGIGNGRATALTFAREGAKVLCVDHNLQSAQETVDMIAESHGVAAAFRADVTKSAELKAMVADAQARWGRIDVLHNNVGVSLAGGDAELLEISEEAFDRCVAINLKSCVWAAKHVIPIMRAQRSGAIINISSMAAITTYPYVAYKATKSAMIAFTEQLAYQNAQYGVRANVILPGLMNTPMAVDTRAREFRKSRAEVEAERDSKVPLRQKMGTGWDVANAALFLASDEASFITGVTLPVDGGASVRRG; encoded by the coding sequence ATGCGTCTGAAAGATCGTGTCGCCATCGTCGTCGGCGCCGGCCAGAGCCCGGGCGAAGGCATCGGCAATGGCCGCGCCACCGCGCTGACCTTTGCGCGCGAAGGCGCCAAGGTGCTGTGCGTCGATCACAATCTGCAATCGGCGCAGGAGACGGTCGACATGATCGCCGAGAGCCACGGCGTGGCGGCAGCCTTCAGAGCCGATGTCACCAAAAGCGCCGAGCTCAAGGCGATGGTGGCAGACGCACAGGCACGCTGGGGCCGCATCGACGTGTTGCACAACAATGTCGGCGTCAGCCTCGCCGGCGGCGACGCCGAACTGCTCGAGATATCAGAGGAAGCGTTCGATCGCTGCGTCGCGATCAACCTGAAGAGCTGCGTGTGGGCGGCCAAGCACGTTATCCCGATCATGCGCGCGCAGCGAAGCGGCGCCATCATCAACATCTCCTCGATGGCCGCGATCACGACTTACCCTTACGTTGCCTACAAGGCGACCAAGTCGGCGATGATCGCCTTCACCGAACAGCTCGCCTACCAGAACGCGCAATACGGCGTCCGCGCCAACGTCATCCTGCCCGGACTGATGAACACGCCGATGGCCGTCGACACCCGCGCCCGCGAATTCAGAAAGAGCCGCGCCGAGGTCGAGGCCGAACGCGACAGCAAGGTGCCGCTGCGCCAGAAGATGGGCACCGGCTGGGACGTCGCCAACGCCGCGCTGTTCCTCGCCTCAGACGAAGCGAGTTTTATCACCGGCGTGACATTGCCGGTCGACGGCGGCGCCAGCGTGCGGCGGGGATAA